The region gttgaatagcaggggTGAGAGTGGCCATCCCTGCCTTGCtcctcatcttaggggaaaggctcccagtgcttccccattgagaatgatgtttgctgtgggctttccgtagatggcttttaagatgctgaggaatgtcccctctatcCTACTTTCTGAAGACAGGATTAGCTCGGTCCACTGCCAGAAGAGTGAATGCAATGGCTTCTTCTTATGAAACTAAAACACTGTATTGAAACCTTCTCATCTCGCCCTCTGTAACAGGAGCCTAATGTATTTAATGTCCCCTTATCACCACAGGGGTGGGGTTCGTTTCCCATTAAAATGAGCACTTTTAATAATATCACCTTGGAATGGATTGTTCTCATCTCCATGCCTTTACTGTGCTTGATTTCTATGAAGTGGAGAGGGAGAGCTAAGATGTGGTCCATCTGTGGTGTCTTCAATTGGAGCAGCTGGTAATGGGATGATGCACGCCTCACGGGAGGAGGCAATCTCCCTAGAAGCTGTTTCCCCAAGTTTCCTGCCTGAGCTCGAACCTGCCAGGAGACACATGCCCTAGGATATCTCCTGTGAAAAGTCCTGACTTTGTTTTCTCCTGCCGGACAACACAAAACCTCAGGAAGGGGAGTCAGGTAATCCTTCAGCTTACATTCACCCACCATGGACAGGAACCTACCCTCCTTGTCAAGCTCATAGACCATTGATTGGATGTGGCCTCCCAGCTTAAACCTCCATATAGTGCCATGGAATCTAGCCTTGGGGCTATCACCAAAACCCAGTTTCAGCCCAGATCCCCGCTGTGAAAACAATTCCAGCCTGACATCTTGCCACAGGTTGATGGAGCCAGGACTCAACACATTGTAACCTGGAAACAGGTAGCAGATATACCTAGAACTTCATCCAGGATTGGCAATTCCGGTGTCCCAGGAAAGAACTAATGAATCTGTTCTGTTGGAGGCTCTGCAGATTCTTTGGTCTGTCCTCATGAGTAATAGATCTCGATATAGAGCGACACCCCTCGAGTGACTAATGGATGCctggacaggatgagcattgACGTCCAGACACCTAACCAGAGAATCCATCGGCTGACTGTCCAGCCTCCACAGCCCCCACAGTGTGCTATGCAACCATCTCCCGTCATCCCTCCTAGGGGTCTCTGCTAGCCTTGGACAGAGATGGTGTGCTTCTGTTTCAATCTACTCCCTCCACCCTAACTTCTCATACGAGCATCTTCCTGGTCAGAGCTCTCATAACTGAAGAGACCCTGAAGAATAATGTCCCTATGTGCCATTGCATTTCCTCTGAAATGGCTGCTGGCGCTTCCCCTATATTGAGCCAGTGAGTCGGAGTGAGAAATTCCCATGGGGGGAGGATATGAATTTGAGCTGCAGGTGACCTAGAGGTGGCTGTGGGAATTCCACTCACGGGAAGCAGGCAAAGTAGCTTCTGTGAGGagccaaactggaaataaaataactgtTTCAAGGTTCTGAAATACTGGGGAGAAAAAGCCTGCACACCAAATCATATGTGGGAATTAattatcaagaataaaaaaaacacacaactttgTAATAACTTTTTagtgcaaaaacaaacaaagcagatGCAATATTCTGCAtaacaatttcagaaaaataatatcaacaaGTACAGAAAACGTCTTCTAGGAGAAAACATGGTGTAACTTGCAGAACTCTGGATGGGATCTTTTTCTAAATCAGAAATtcagatatttataaaacaatttcagaTTAACTTGTTAATTTCTGTTTATAACCAATTTACAAATTGCCAGGATGATTTCCCTACATGTGTTAGAAAATGGATTTCACTAAGACAAACTTGACATTCCGGATTGGTAAGCACGCTTTGACATTCCTATAGATTTACCTAACGCAAAACTGCAGCATCTGTGTAGTGGGGGGAGTGTATGTGTAGGCGCACAAAAGCAGGACCCCCAGCACGTTGTGGACTTGACCGTTTCCATCCAGTGCAGCGGAGGAATTGCTGGTTCACCACATCAGTCCTGGTGGGGACGTATCCTCATTCCAATAGACACCCTCTCAGGGTCCTCTGCTGTGGAGGACAAGTCCCTGAGTCCATGAGCTGTCTCATCCCCTATGACAGTCAGCAGAGGACGGGGATACCTGCAGGACTTCTTAGGGAACTCTTGGCAGGACATGCACAAAGGTTCCCTCACTCTTTACGACACAATAAACTGTATTGGTCAAAAGAAACACTATTCccagacaagaaaaaaacctTGACACTTTATGTCTCTAATCTGCCTTTGATACATGAAAATCTACAAACCAGTGTGATTTCTTCTGCACAGATCCTATTGCCCCTTACTCTCCAGTAAGGGTGGCATGTCCAAGTTTGAATACAGAGTGAAAATAACATTATGATGTGATGTTACAACTGCACATCTATGGTCACACTCAGAGGCATTTGGTGGTCATGCAATAATTTCCATTCTACAATAATTTGACAATCacttctgtaaaaataaaaagataacgcAGAGCACCTATAACCTGACCTCAAAAATCTTTTGCTAGATTCATGAACTtggcactgttttccagaggtaTCAACCCAGGTCCAAATTTGAATTTGAACTGGTCTGAAATCCAGAGTCCACTTCTGTGTCAGGAGGTGCCTCAGAGCAGATGGTAGCAAAATAGTTGTAAAAACTTATGTTCAAAGGATGCTGGGCATTTCCCTTTGGAATACGAGTCCTTGttagtttccttctcttcagTGTTAATGTGGGAGAGAGTGAAGTGAACATAATATAATCAACGTGATTCCACCAGGCTGGATGCAGTTATCTCCCccaaaataagcatttaattcCTTTCTTACAATTTCCAAGCAATGACCAAAAGCAATGTGTATTGCTAGCAAGACCCCACAAATACTTTTGTTtaggaaaatattctttcaatataAATAGAAGAGAAGCAATGGGAAGTGGGAGCATCACGGGAGGGTCAAATAAAATCACTCCAACCCCAGGTCCACTCTCAACCATGACTGCTCACTGCCTCTCACCTGCAAGTGGCCCCCCCTCTCCCCAAGGCtgaaggagaggcaggttcctCCATACACCCCGTATGAAATCCACACTATCCCAATATAAGATCCTGACAAAGAACCAGTTTTAAATATCAGTGTCCTCTAGTTTCAGTTGAAGGCCATATCCCATGAACACACCAGATAGATGGTTCTTCCACACACACTGAACACACACTTCACACAACACAAAATATTTCCAGGATGGGACTGTGTTCGGGTTTGGAGTGAGTGACGTTGTGTTTGTGGGTGTGTGCGCCCTTGTGCACCAAAGTTAGGAGACGCATCCCTGGACTGCTTCCCCAGACCTCTGTCCCTTCTTGCTCGTCCTCTTGGTAGGTCTGGCTCTCCCTGGCACACGCGGGACTTTGGCCACGTCCCCAGCCACCTGAGGTGGGATCATCCCAGCTGCAGTGGTGAGCAGGTCGAAGGTCTGTTGAGGATGATTCTTCGGCATCTCAGGTGTGTATTTGGAGTGGTGAAGGATGACTGCGTCCTCAGGAAGGGcaatttctcttctcctgacaTTGAGTTCAGGCTTAGGTCGGTTGCGTTCTTGGAGGCATCTCCACTGGTCTAATGTAATTTGTTGCCTTGAGGTCTCTTCCCCACGCTCCTCCAACTCAGGAAGGTTCACGGAGGGATCCGTTGCTGGCTCTCCTGAGGCCTCACCCAACACTGTGGGATCTGCCTCGGGAGATGCGAGTCCTCCCTCGACTGACTCCCTCCCAAGGTCTCTTTCCAGATCAGTCTTCTGCATATAAAAGAGGACATAGGCAGGTTGGCTCAGCGAGTAAGTCACATCACAGGCGCTGACCTTAGCATCATCCATTTTATACCACTGGCCATTTCCTGCCTTTACAAAACAGAAGTAATGTCCACTGTGGCAACTCCTCCCAGCATGTACCAGCACGGCATAGAGCACATAAACCAAGggtcctgccctctgctcagacAGGTAGTGTTGCATGTCAAGGCGCTCAGGATATTGCACCTCCTTAGTCATTTTGTGGCCTGTCAAGTCTGAGAATCGTTTCAAGGCCAGGATGAGGACCTTCGGGGAAGTGTGCAAAGTCAACACCTTGGACGCAAGCACCTTCTCTAGACACTTACTACAATGGTAGGCATTTTCACCTTCCAGCAGTTGGGGCTTCACCAACTGCTCCAAAGCTTGGCTGACACTCTGAGCAGCCCCGATGTCCAGGCTGATGTCCAGGTAAGGTTCCAGAGTGCTCGAAATGCCTTGGCAGTGGAGACACTGAATTTGCGACTTCCAGTACCCCCCAAAGAGTTGCTGGATGAGGGTGCTGTCCTGAGGACGCTCAGGGTCTGAGGGCTTGTCCTCAGGCAAGCATGCTTGCTGCATTGCATCCAGAATGAACATGAGATACTCATGGGCATCTTCCTGCTTTCCTCTGTGGAAGGCGGCGAGCAGGAGTGGCAGGGGCCGGAGCACACGTCCAGGACGGCAGAGAACCCGCGTCAGGTGAGCCTGCAGAGTACACAGCATGCAGGATGTCTGCTTCCTACAGGTGGTCCCATGCTGCTGGGACAGCATGTAGCTGGCGAGGGGCTCTGTGTAGGTCAGACACTGCAGGGTCGCATTCACATAGCAAGTGTTGCCCATGTTCTGAAGCCCAGCTCCCACCTGGGAAAGGCTCTTCCAACTCAGAGGCGTCTTGGTGGGAGGCAGCCCTGGTGCTGCGGGAGCCAACGGGTCAGTCGGGGAGGAGAGTGTCTTTGATGCAGGGGATGTCCTCTCGGGCACAGAGGGTCCTCCATGGACATCAGCACCGCCTCTCCATGACCAGCATGACTGGGGTTTGGGAGAGGCACTGAACTGAGGCTCCTCTGAGCGGGGGAGGTGGGCAGCCTCCATGCCTGCAGAAACAGTGTCCACAAGATACATTCAACCAGGAGCTTCAGGTGGCAAAGGGATGCTCCTCTCACTGAGCCAGTTTCCAAATGGCAGATTGTGACCCTCACCTCCACCTTTTATGGCTTTTGGCCCAGGGATAAGGCACAAAGTCCTCTAATCCACACTAATTGCTTGATTGGATTATGGGATTTGGGTGTGGTCCCTCTCTGAGGGAGACAATTCAGGTCAGCCCAGCTCCTAACCTTGCCTCCCACAAAAGGCAACACTTTCAGATTATTCTCAACCTCCTTAACTGTCCCTGCACCTTTCTGAACAGAATTTGTTCAGAGTTTCTATGTTCAGAGGAAACCTTTTTGAATGTCCTTTCCTTTGAGTAACGCCAAGGAAGCCAAGGAGTGTTAGTCGTTAGTGCTCTAGGATAGGGAAGATCACTTTCCCAAAGGAGCTGAGATATCACATAGGAACACGTTCCCCTCACCAGCAGAATGTTTGTAGCTGTAACCAATTATTT is a window of Vulpes vulpes isolate BD-2025 chromosome 7, VulVul3, whole genome shotgun sequence DNA encoding:
- the LOC140599541 gene encoding ubiquitin carboxyl-terminal hydrolase 17-like protein 6, whose product is MEAAHLPRSEEPQFSASPKPQSCWSWRGGADVHGGPSVPERTSPASKTLSSPTDPLAPAAPGLPPTKTPLSWKSLSQVGAGLQNMGNTCYVNATLQCLTYTEPLASYMLSQQHGTTCRKQTSCMLCTLQAHLTRVLCRPGRVLRPLPLLLAAFHRGKQEDAHEYLMFILDAMQQACLPEDKPSDPERPQDSTLIQQLFGGYWKSQIQCLHCQGISSTLEPYLDISLDIGAAQSVSQALEQLVKPQLLEGENAYHCSKCLEKVLASKVLTLHTSPKVLILALKRFSDLTGHKMTKEVQYPERLDMQHYLSEQRAGPLVYVLYAVLVHAGRSCHSGHYFCFVKAGNGQWYKMDDAKVSACDVTYSLSQPAYVLFYMQKTDLERDLGRESVEGGLASPEADPTVLGEASGEPATDPSVNLPELEERGEETSRQQITLDQWRCLQERNRPKPELNVRRREIALPEDAVILHHSKYTPEMPKNHPQQTFDLLTTAAGMIPPQVAGDVAKVPRGAGASAWKGHRIAPMNSSRTELLEQEVRQLQLALQRRDVISICSFLDDYHGFATTD